Proteins co-encoded in one Kutzneria chonburiensis genomic window:
- a CDS encoding putative quinol monooxygenase, which produces MSIYVRVEITPHDGKQAEFEEIAKALVAGTADEPGTLSYRVFSDAPGSYTFIEEYVDAAASAAHGKNSRELLGQLPGIADITRIDVYGGPGDDVAKIASVFPRATPHAQVF; this is translated from the coding sequence ATGAGCATCTATGTGCGCGTCGAGATCACCCCGCACGACGGCAAGCAGGCCGAGTTCGAGGAGATCGCCAAGGCGCTGGTCGCCGGCACCGCCGACGAGCCCGGCACGCTGTCCTACCGCGTGTTCTCCGACGCCCCCGGCAGCTACACCTTCATCGAGGAGTACGTCGACGCGGCCGCGTCGGCCGCCCACGGCAAGAACAGCCGCGAGCTGCTCGGTCAGCTGCCCGGCATCGCCGACATCACCCGTATCGACGTCTACGGCGGCCCCGGCGACGACGTCGCCAAGATCGCCAGCGTCTTCCCGCGGGCCACGCCGCACGCCCAGGTGTTCTAG
- a CDS encoding toluene hydroxylase: MTTTAEPTTERSVPKPVFTDAEAGAKVFPDSDARRYNYFKPAKRKQSHYEDVTVEVQPDPRHYLSQGWLYGFADGTGGYPLEWTALRAWGSDRPVPERYAGSGGQGYEWPAHGWHEFRDPNEEWELTLYRYNSNVVRQLNQNIEAARQAKAFDQWNRNWVQFVAQHVGAWMHVDHGLGLYLFANANRRAPTNMHNNAISVNSMHRIRAAQDLALYNLTLSEEIADFDGGAHLATWNSDPSWQGVRETAEQLTGVWDWCEAIFAANVVFEPLVGELFRSNLVQQAAPSNGDFITPTLIGAEEYDFAERDLRYTKPMFQLLVNDKQFGTENRRLMQSWLATWVPRCIHAARTLQPLWSQPDAKPPRFEDGLDRAKSRFSAILSELELTAPKELGQ, translated from the coding sequence ATGACAACCACCGCAGAACCCACCACCGAACGCAGCGTGCCCAAGCCGGTGTTCACCGACGCCGAGGCGGGCGCCAAGGTGTTCCCCGACTCCGACGCACGCCGCTACAACTACTTCAAGCCGGCCAAGCGCAAGCAGAGCCACTACGAGGACGTCACCGTCGAGGTGCAGCCCGACCCACGGCACTACCTGTCCCAGGGCTGGCTGTACGGCTTCGCCGACGGCACGGGCGGCTATCCGTTGGAGTGGACCGCTTTGCGGGCTTGGGGCAGCGACCGGCCGGTGCCGGAGCGCTACGCCGGCTCCGGCGGCCAGGGCTACGAGTGGCCGGCCCACGGCTGGCACGAGTTCCGTGACCCCAACGAGGAGTGGGAGCTCACCCTCTACCGCTACAACTCCAACGTGGTCCGCCAGCTCAACCAGAACATCGAGGCGGCCCGCCAGGCCAAGGCGTTCGACCAGTGGAACCGCAACTGGGTGCAGTTCGTGGCCCAGCACGTTGGCGCGTGGATGCACGTGGACCACGGCCTCGGCCTGTACCTGTTCGCCAACGCCAACCGGCGTGCGCCGACGAACATGCACAACAACGCGATCTCCGTGAACAGCATGCACCGCATCCGGGCGGCGCAGGACCTGGCGCTGTACAACCTGACGCTGAGCGAGGAGATCGCCGACTTCGACGGCGGCGCGCACCTGGCCACGTGGAACTCCGACCCGTCCTGGCAGGGCGTTCGCGAGACCGCCGAGCAGCTGACCGGCGTGTGGGACTGGTGCGAGGCGATCTTCGCGGCCAACGTCGTCTTCGAGCCGTTGGTCGGGGAACTGTTCCGCAGCAACCTGGTCCAGCAGGCGGCACCGTCCAATGGGGACTTCATCACGCCGACCCTGATCGGCGCCGAGGAGTACGACTTCGCCGAGCGGGATCTCCGCTACACCAAGCCGATGTTCCAGCTGCTGGTCAACGACAAGCAGTTCGGCACGGAGAACCGCCGGCTGATGCAGTCCTGGCTGGCGACCTGGGTGCCGCGCTGCATCCACGCCGCCCGCACGCTGCAACCGCTGTGGTCGCAGCCGGACGCCAAGCCGCCGCGCTTCGAGGACGGCCTCGACCGGGCCAAGAGTCGGTTCAGCGCGATCCTGTCCGAACTGGAACTGACGGCACCGAAGGAGTTGGGCCAGTGA
- a CDS encoding NADH:ubiquinone reductase (Na(+)-transporting) subunit F: MGDKHRIRFEPVGIEIEADEDQTILRAAAEQGVMLMHGCKEGQCAACKSFILDGDDVEHDRYSTFALPDYEKEEGYTLLCRAHAYEDVTIELINYDEEMIRSGLPIQQAVVEVVSKDRVTHDLVQLVVRLVEPADLKYFPGQYLDFAVPGRDATRSFSMATTSAAGGLLEFVIKIYPDGLFSGVLDNEVAVGDRLSVTGPFGVFTLRDSTSRLVFLGGGAGIAPILALLRTMAERGIDREAVFYYGARSRRDLCFEKELAELATRLPRLTFVPALSEPDGEPWDGEVGLITDVVRRRESDLSGADAYVCGPPPMVEAALELLPALGVADKRVFYDKFTTTGG, translated from the coding sequence ATGGGCGACAAGCACCGCATCCGCTTCGAGCCGGTCGGCATCGAGATCGAGGCCGACGAGGACCAGACCATTCTGCGGGCCGCCGCCGAGCAGGGCGTGATGCTCATGCACGGCTGCAAGGAGGGCCAGTGCGCGGCCTGCAAGTCGTTCATCCTCGACGGCGACGACGTCGAGCACGACCGGTACTCCACGTTCGCGCTGCCCGACTACGAGAAGGAGGAGGGCTACACGCTGCTGTGCCGGGCCCACGCGTACGAGGACGTGACCATCGAGCTGATCAACTACGACGAGGAGATGATCCGCTCCGGGCTGCCGATCCAGCAGGCGGTCGTCGAGGTCGTGTCCAAGGACCGCGTCACCCATGACCTGGTGCAGCTGGTGGTGCGGCTGGTCGAGCCGGCCGACCTGAAGTACTTTCCCGGCCAGTACCTGGACTTCGCGGTGCCCGGGCGGGACGCCACGCGGTCGTTCTCGATGGCCACCACCTCGGCCGCCGGCGGCCTGCTCGAGTTCGTCATCAAGATCTACCCCGACGGCCTGTTCTCCGGCGTGCTGGACAACGAAGTCGCGGTCGGCGACCGGTTGTCGGTGACCGGGCCGTTCGGGGTGTTCACGTTGCGGGACAGCACTTCCCGGCTGGTGTTCCTGGGCGGCGGGGCCGGCATTGCGCCGATTCTGGCGCTGCTGCGGACCATGGCCGAACGGGGCATCGACCGCGAGGCGGTGTTCTACTACGGCGCCCGCTCCCGGCGTGATCTCTGCTTCGAGAAGGAGCTCGCCGAGCTGGCCACCCGGTTGCCCCGCTTGACGTTCGTGCCGGCACTGTCCGAACCGGACGGTGAGCCGTGGGACGGCGAGGTCGGGCTGATCACCGACGTGGTCCGGCGGCGGGAGTCCGACCTGTCCGGGGCCGACGCCTACGTGTGCGGGCCGCCGCCGATGGTCGAGGCGGCGCTGGAGCTGTTGCCCGCCTTGGGCGTGGCCGACAAGCGGGTCTTCTACGACAAGTTCACCACGACCGGCGGCTGA
- a CDS encoding methane monooxygenase — protein MSRQSVAKAHQKIQELSWDPVYHEPVSHYGTDYTFRKAKKKDPLKQVLRSYFPMQEEKDHRVYGAEDGAIRGNMFRQVQERWLEWQKLFLSIIPLPEISAARAMPLLFRTVPNPELHNGQAIQMIDEVRHSTIQQNLKRLYMNNYIDPAGFNSSLRNFQNDYCGTIGRQFAEGFITGDAITAASIYLTIVAETAFTNTLFVAMPAEAAANGDYLLPTVFHSVQSDESRHISNGYATLLMALSDESNHQLLERDLRYAWWNNHRVVDAAIGTFIEYGTKDRRKDRESYAEMWRRWIYDDYYRSYLVPLEKYGLTIPHDLIEESWNQIWNKGYVHEVAQFFATGWLANYWRIDAMTDTDFEWFEYKYPGWYDKYGKWWENYNRLATPNGHHPIVAENVDYVYPHRCWTCMVPCLVREDMVMDKVDGQWRTYCHEACRWTDAEAFRPTYQGRNTPNMGQLIGAREWETLYHGWNWADVVQDMGFVRDDGKTMVAQPHLDLNPKKMWTLDHLRRMPPVQSPNVLLNQMTDEERAAFQADYNRQGPAGRPAPARA, from the coding sequence ATGAGCCGCCAGAGCGTGGCGAAAGCACACCAGAAGATCCAGGAGCTGAGCTGGGACCCGGTGTACCACGAGCCGGTCTCGCACTACGGCACCGACTACACCTTCCGCAAGGCGAAGAAGAAGGACCCGCTCAAGCAGGTGCTGCGGTCCTACTTCCCGATGCAGGAGGAGAAGGACCACCGCGTGTACGGCGCCGAGGACGGCGCCATTCGCGGCAACATGTTCCGGCAGGTCCAGGAACGCTGGCTGGAATGGCAGAAGCTGTTCCTGTCCATCATCCCGCTGCCCGAGATCTCGGCCGCCCGGGCGATGCCGCTGCTGTTCCGCACGGTGCCCAACCCGGAGCTGCACAACGGCCAGGCGATCCAGATGATCGACGAGGTACGGCACTCGACGATCCAGCAGAACCTCAAGCGCCTGTACATGAACAACTACATCGATCCCGCCGGCTTCAACTCCAGCCTGCGCAACTTCCAGAACGACTACTGCGGCACCATCGGCCGGCAGTTCGCCGAGGGCTTCATCACCGGCGACGCCATCACCGCGGCCAGCATCTACCTGACCATCGTGGCCGAGACGGCGTTCACCAACACGCTGTTCGTGGCCATGCCGGCCGAGGCCGCGGCCAACGGCGACTACCTGCTGCCGACGGTGTTCCACTCGGTGCAGTCCGACGAGTCCCGGCACATCAGCAACGGCTACGCCACGCTGCTGATGGCGCTGTCCGACGAGTCCAACCACCAGTTGCTCGAACGCGACCTGCGCTACGCGTGGTGGAACAACCACCGCGTGGTCGACGCCGCGATCGGCACCTTCATCGAGTACGGCACCAAGGACCGCCGCAAGGACCGTGAGAGCTACGCGGAGATGTGGCGGCGCTGGATCTACGACGACTACTACCGCAGCTACCTCGTGCCGCTGGAGAAGTACGGCCTGACCATTCCGCACGACCTCATCGAGGAGTCCTGGAACCAGATCTGGAACAAGGGCTACGTGCACGAGGTCGCGCAGTTCTTCGCCACCGGCTGGCTGGCCAACTACTGGCGCATCGACGCGATGACCGACACCGACTTCGAGTGGTTCGAGTACAAGTACCCGGGCTGGTACGACAAGTACGGCAAGTGGTGGGAGAACTACAACCGCCTGGCCACGCCGAACGGGCACCACCCGATCGTCGCCGAGAACGTCGACTACGTGTACCCGCACCGCTGCTGGACCTGCATGGTGCCGTGCCTGGTCCGCGAGGACATGGTGATGGACAAGGTCGACGGCCAGTGGCGCACGTACTGCCACGAGGCCTGCCGCTGGACCGACGCCGAGGCGTTCCGGCCGACCTACCAGGGCCGCAACACGCCGAACATGGGCCAGCTGATCGGCGCCCGCGAGTGGGAGACCCTGTACCACGGCTGGAACTGGGCCGATGTGGTGCAGGACATGGGTTTCGTGCGCGACGACGGCAAGACCATGGTCGCGCAGCCGCACCTGGACCTGAACCCGAAGAAGATGTGGACGCTGGACCACCTTCGGCGGATGCCCCCGGTGCAGAGCCCGAACGTGCTGCTCAACCAGATGACCGACGAGGAGCGGGCCGCGTTCCAGGCCGACTACAACCGGCAGGGTCCTGCCGGCAGGCCGGCTCCCGCCCGGGCCTGA
- the mimD gene encoding propane 2-monooxygenase effector subunit MimD → MTTFKTAESPFKQNSTASNMCGFTLMNNQVGAIVAEVMAAKDNVTVLPLPSMIRVDAVGRMDVVYSEIDEAAGEEEGWFTAAEFEESMSTHYGRMIHEDDRTIMFANPEDAAEYLDFDLVARS, encoded by the coding sequence GTGACCACCTTCAAGACGGCCGAGAGCCCGTTCAAGCAGAACAGCACCGCCTCCAACATGTGCGGCTTCACCCTGATGAACAACCAGGTCGGGGCGATCGTCGCGGAAGTGATGGCCGCCAAGGACAACGTCACCGTGCTGCCGCTGCCGTCGATGATCAGGGTGGACGCGGTCGGCCGGATGGACGTCGTGTACAGCGAGATCGACGAGGCGGCCGGCGAGGAGGAGGGCTGGTTCACCGCGGCCGAGTTCGAGGAGAGCATGTCCACCCACTACGGGCGCATGATCCACGAGGACGACCGCACGATCATGTTCGCCAATCCCGAGGACGCCGCCGAGTACCTCGACTTCGACCTCGTGGCCCGGTCCTAG
- a CDS encoding sigma-54-dependent Fis family transcriptional regulator, which produces MQDVVAADERRLARTRERFLTSESFAADQVRKAILDSWWRSRRLRVPADRIVLPYVREPELDSPLIRAATPVLQRLGDQLDGQPISLILTDPTGVVLTQRTGDADLHRKLERVELVPGFSYGEQFVGTNGIGTALEEGRPTHVFGHEHYAENLETLACAGAPIQHPVTGKLVGAIDLTCWSRDAGRLLVALAQSTAEQISQTLLTHSNPRELALFQAYLRACRRTTGIVLAFNDGIVMMNDHARQLLDPADQSVLIGHATQAVAERRSSTADVALPTGSKVRSQCRKVFGQHRTDVAGVVLCGKLIDSEPEGAGVPEPRLPMFLPGAVGSAPLWLRCAHDVDSAYSAGEWLVLGGDPGVGKTTLARCVHQRRHPTGRVHLLDAAAANAGWHDDLRRELVEDPVDALVIRHVDRLAGPALATTIRLLRLASRTTWVSLTLTENAINRPELAELLALFPRTVRVPPLRRHVEDLSELVPLFLNRLGHGGQLTCSPAAMHLLMRADWPGNVAELHHVLKTAVQQRRTGTIQPGDLPAEFRTLTRRPLSRLESIERDAIVQGLADSGGNKVQTAQLLGMSRATLYRKIHEYGIVTPER; this is translated from the coding sequence GTGCAGGACGTAGTGGCGGCCGACGAGAGGCGACTAGCCCGCACCCGGGAGCGGTTCCTGACCTCGGAGTCCTTTGCCGCCGACCAGGTGCGCAAGGCGATTCTGGACTCGTGGTGGCGGTCGCGGCGGCTGCGGGTGCCGGCCGACCGGATCGTGCTGCCCTACGTCCGCGAGCCCGAGCTGGACTCGCCGCTGATCCGCGCCGCGACGCCCGTCCTGCAACGACTGGGCGACCAGCTCGACGGCCAGCCCATCAGCCTGATCCTCACCGATCCGACGGGTGTGGTGCTGACCCAGCGCACCGGCGACGCCGACCTGCACCGCAAGCTGGAGCGGGTGGAGCTGGTGCCCGGTTTCAGCTACGGCGAGCAGTTCGTCGGCACCAACGGCATCGGCACCGCGCTGGAGGAGGGCCGGCCGACCCACGTGTTCGGACACGAGCACTACGCCGAGAACCTGGAGACCCTGGCCTGCGCGGGCGCACCGATCCAGCACCCGGTGACCGGCAAGCTGGTCGGCGCGATCGACCTGACGTGCTGGAGCCGGGACGCCGGCCGGCTGCTGGTGGCGCTGGCCCAGTCGACGGCCGAGCAGATCAGCCAGACCCTGTTGACCCACAGCAATCCCCGTGAGCTGGCCCTGTTCCAGGCCTATCTGCGGGCCTGCCGGCGGACCACCGGCATCGTGCTGGCGTTCAACGACGGCATCGTGATGATGAACGACCACGCCCGGCAGCTGCTGGACCCGGCCGACCAGTCGGTGCTGATCGGGCACGCCACCCAGGCCGTGGCCGAGCGGCGGTCCAGCACCGCGGACGTGGCCCTGCCGACCGGCAGCAAGGTGCGGTCCCAGTGCCGCAAGGTGTTCGGCCAGCACCGCACCGACGTGGCCGGCGTCGTGCTGTGCGGCAAGCTGATCGACTCCGAGCCGGAGGGGGCGGGCGTGCCCGAGCCGCGGCTGCCGATGTTCCTGCCCGGCGCGGTCGGCTCCGCGCCGCTGTGGCTGCGCTGCGCCCACGACGTGGATTCCGCTTACAGCGCGGGCGAATGGCTGGTGCTGGGTGGGGATCCGGGCGTGGGCAAGACGACGCTGGCCCGCTGCGTGCACCAGCGCCGGCACCCGACCGGCCGCGTGCACCTGCTCGACGCGGCGGCCGCGAACGCCGGCTGGCACGACGATCTCCGGCGCGAGCTGGTCGAGGATCCGGTGGACGCGCTGGTGATCCGGCACGTCGACCGGCTGGCCGGCCCGGCGCTGGCGACCACGATTCGGTTGCTACGCCTGGCTTCCCGCACCACATGGGTGTCGCTGACGTTGACCGAGAACGCCATCAACCGGCCGGAGCTGGCCGAGCTGCTGGCGCTGTTCCCCCGTACCGTGCGGGTCCCCCCGCTGCGCCGGCACGTGGAGGACCTGTCCGAGCTGGTCCCGTTGTTCCTCAACCGCCTTGGCCACGGCGGTCAGCTGACCTGCTCGCCGGCGGCGATGCACCTGCTGATGCGGGCCGACTGGCCGGGCAACGTCGCCGAGCTGCACCACGTGCTCAAGACCGCGGTGCAGCAGCGGCGGACGGGCACCATCCAGCCCGGCGACCTGCCGGCCGAGTTCCGCACCCTGACCCGGCGGCCGCTGTCCCGGCTGGAGTCGATCGAGCGGGACGCCATCGTGCAGGGCCTGGCCGACAGCGGCGGCAACAAGGTGCAGACCGCGCAGCTGCTGGGCATGTCCCGGGCGACGCTGTACCGCAAGATCCACGAGTACGGGATCGTGACGCCGGAGCGCTAG